In Spirochaeta thermophila DSM 6578, the DNA window GAACCGCACCATCGCGCCGTTGATCGAGTGTCATGTCCACGAGCCATTGGAGAAGGAACGATCGCGCATCGGAGAGGTAGGTGGCCGTCCCCACGAACATGGCCGCATCACCGGTCCATCCCAGCCGCTCATCCCTCTGGGGGCAGTCCGTGGGAATCGCGAGGCTGTTCCCCTTCCAGCTCCACTGTATGTTGTGGTGGAGCCGGTTCAGGGGCTCGTGCGAGCACCTGAACTCGAGGAGGGGTTCCATGTCAGAGTGGAGCACCTCGGCCGTGAAGCTGGAGGGCTCGACCTCGTCCGGCCACTCATCCACACACACGTAGCGAAACCCCTGAAACGAGAACCTCGGGGAGAACTCCTCCACGCCGTCCCCCTTCAGGACATACTCGATGGTGTTCCGAGCCTTCCTGAGGTTTTCGGTGTAGAAGTTGCCCTCCCTGTCGAGCACCTCGGCATGCCGGAGCTTCACCCGATCACCCCTCCGGCCCCTCACCCTGAACCGGACCCACCCGGTGAGGTTCTGCCCGAAGTCGAGCACCTTCTCGCCGCGAGGCGTGGTCACGATGCGCACAGGGGCCAGTCGCTCATGGATACGAACGGGAGGGGCCTCCTGTGCCTCGACGGCACGCCCCGACATCTCGAGAACCCGGCACTCCTCCCACTCCCCGTCGTCGAATCCCGGCAGGTCCCATCCCGGTACCTCGAGACGGGCGTCGTAGACCTCACCATGATAGAGTTCCGCATACACGAGCGGACCGTCTGAGGACCTCCACGTGGAGTCGGTCACGAGCCGCCCCTCACCGCCCTCCTCCTTCCACCTGAGGTCCACGGAGAGGGCGATCTCCCGGCCGTACAGGTTCCTCTCGAGGAACCAGGTGAGCTCCCCCCTGTACCAGCCGTTCGCCACTATCCCTGCTATCACGGTCTTTCCGGGCTGGAGGTAGTCCGTCACATCGTAGGTCTGGTAGAGCACCCTGTGGTGGTACGAGGTCCACCCTGGGGTGAAGTAGGAGTCCCCCACCCTCCGGCCGTTGATGGAGAGCTCGTACAGTCCGAGCGCCGTGGCGTAGAGTCTTGCCCTCACAACGGGCGTATCGATCCAAAACTCCCGACGCAGATACCGCGGCCTGGAACTTTGTCCCATCCGCTCCACGGGTTCGGGACTCACGAACGGGGCCGACCACTCGGGAAGACCTGTCTCGAACCACACCGGTTCACTCCATGGAGAGCACGCTCCGCCCTCCACTTTCGTCCTCACCCGGACATAGTACCGTGTGCAGGGAGCCAGATCTGCTCCACCATACTCTACCCACTGGGACATCCCTCCCCGCACCATCCCGCTGTCCCACACCGGGGAGGTGAATCCTTCATCCAGCGCCACCTGGATCTGGAAGGCCTCCTGCACTACATTGCGCAGTCCCTCGGCCACTCCTATCTTCCAGGAAAACCGAGGTCGAAGGACACGAAGAGCCAGAGGGAACCTCTGTCCCTCACACATGACATCGTACACATGGATCATACTTTCCTCCTTCATGCCTTTATGGCCCCGGCCACCATACCTTCCACTATCTGCCTCCTGAAGAAAAGGTAGAAGAGGAACGGGGGGACGGCGATCACCAGGACATCCGCGAACAGGAGATTCCACCTGGTGGTGAACTGTGTCTGGAAATTGTAGAGGCTCAGCTGTATCGTGACATTCTCCGCTCCGGGAAGGAAGTACAGGGGATTCACGAAATCGTTGTACACGGTGATGGCCGTGAGGATGGTGATGGTGACGCTCACCGGCTTGAGGAGCGGAAAGATGATACGGAAAAAGAGGTAGAGCGGACCGCATCCATCGATGAGGGCCGCCTCGTCGAGATCCCGGGGGATAGAGACCATGAAGGCCCTGTAGAGGAGCACGGCGAAGGGGAACCCCAGGGCCACCTCTATCATCACCATGCTCAGGAGGGTCCGGTAGAGGCCCAGACCTTTGAGCACCCAGATGGTAGGTACTACCGCGGGAGGGAGCATGAGGCCCGTCATGACGAGGAACTGGATGAGAGAGCCTACCCGGTCCTGTCTCCGCTCCAGGACGAACCCTGTCATGGCGCTCACCACCGTGAGCACCAGTATGGTGAAGATCGTGAGCCGCGCACTGTTGTAGAACCCCCGCAGAACCATCCCCCGTCCTGCCCTGAAGACCTCTCCGAGGTTCTCCAGGTACTGTGGGGACGAGGGGAGGGAAAAGGCCATGGAGGCCGCCTCGGCCGTACTCTTGCCCGCATTGAGAATCACGAAGAGAAACGGCACCCCGAATGCAACAGTGAGGATCCCTGCCGCCAAGAGCTCGAGCATGCGTCTGTTCATCTTTCTCATAGCGTGACCTCCGCCTTCGAGAGTAGTCTGTTGAGCGGTACTGCGAGGAGCGCGATGAAGATGAAGAGTATCACGTTTCCCGCGGTGGACAGGCCGTAGAACCCCGACTGGTACTGCTTGTAGATGATGGAGGCGATGAGATCCGAGGAGAATCCCGGACCTCCTCTCGTCATGGTCCAGACCAGGTCGAAGGTCCTGAGGCCCCCTATGAAGGAGAGCAGGATCACGGTATTCATGGCAGGCCGGGAGAGGGGAAGGGTGATGGAGAGAAGGCGCTGCCCTGAGGTCGCTCCATCGATCATGGCCGCCTCGTAGTAACTGCGTGGGATCGAGCGTATCCCGGCGATGTAGATCACGGTGGCCATTCCTACCCCTCGCCACACGTCGACCAGACTCACCGAGAGGAGGGCGAGGTGGGGATCCCCCAGCCAGTCGGGACCGGGGATACCGACGAACGCCAAGGCCTTGTTTATGATACCAAAGGTGGGATGCATGAGGCTGCTGAAGGTCACACCCACGGCCACCGTACTTACGAGAGAAGGGAAGAAGATGATCGACTGGAGGAAGCCCGAGCCCAGGGGTCTTCCCACGAGATAGGCGGCGAAGAAGAACCCGAGTACGGTCTTGAGACCGCTCGTGAGCACGGCATAGAGGAGGGTGTTGGTGAACCCTATCCTGAGAGAAGGCTCCGAGAAGAACATCCTGAAATTGTCCAATCCGGTGAAATACCAGTCGGTGAGGGTCCACCGGGTGAAGCTGAAAGGAAAGGAAATGAGCACGGGGAAGAGGAAGAAGAGCCCGTAGATGACCATCCCCGGGAGGATGAACCAGTAGCCGTAGTTTCTCGTTCTCATCGTTCTCATCTATTCTCCTTGTCGCTGGAGTCACACAACGCTCGTAGTGATGAAGGAAGGGGCCCTCTGCCAGTGGCAGAGGGCCCGGATATCAAGGGCATCACCAGCCGGGGAGCCCGAGCTGCTTCGCCTGCTTCTCCACGTCTCGATCGTACTCGCGGGCACCATCGACCGGGCTCTTGAGTCCCAGCCCCACCTCGACGCAGATCTGAGGGAGGTTCGGCCCCTTGATGGGAGATATGAACTCGAGTGCAGGAGCGGTCTTTCCCGCATTTATATAGGAAAGGAGATCCCTCGTCGCAGGGAGAATGTCGTCGGGAAGGGAAATCCCCTGGATGGGAAAGGGACCCATGGGCTTCTGAGCCTTCATATAGACATCGAGTCCTTCCTGTGAGAGAAAGAAAGCAAGGAACCGTTTTGCATCACCGATGTGAGCACTGCCCTTCCAGATGGAAATACCTGCGGGAAGCCAGATGGTGACCCCATGATCGGAAGGATCATCTCCCGGTTGTCCGAAGAATCCGATGTCGTTCACCTTGTCCTGAGCCACGGCCTGAAGGTTGGCCAACGCAAAGGTGAGCATGGGGTAGTGGGCTGCCTCTCCGTTCGCAAGCATGAGGAGGGCATTCTCATACGTGGTGGAGGCGGGATGAGGACTCAGGAATCCTCTCTTGTAGACCTCCTGGAGCTTTTCGAAGCCCCTGAGCGCAGCAGGGGTATCGGCGAAACCGGCTTTGTGGGCGGTGTAGTCCTCGTGGAAGTCAGGATAGGCCCGCTGTACGTTGTAGTAGTCGGCAAGTAGGATGAGCTGGCTGGTCCAGGAATCCTTGTTAGGAAGCCGCGATGGGCTGGATGCCGGCCGCCTTTATCTTCTCGCAGTTCGCCATGAGCTCGGCCCACGTATGGGGCACCTTCAGCCCGAGGCGCTCATAGATCTTCTTGTTGTAGAACCACCCCCCTCCCACTATCTCACCCGCAGGCGCGGCGTAGACGCGCCCATTCACGGTCACGGTCTGCTTGAAGGCATCTATCACCGGGTCCATGAAGGCCTCATCGGTGAGATCCACGAAGTACTGTGGAGGGTTGAGGGCGAGGAAGAGGGAACCGGAGTTGAAGTAAGAGAGATCTGTCATATCACCCGCGACAAGTCGGGTCTTGAGATAGTTTTCCCCCTCCGGTCCGCCCGGTCTGAACTCGAAGGTCACCTTGATACCCAGCTTTTCTTCCGCTGCAGCCGCCACGGCCTTGAGGCCATCGAGTGACGTCTGGTTGTCGATGAGCATGGTGATCTCAACCGGCTCGGCTCCCCCCGGCGAGGTCGAGGAAGACCCCTCCCCCTCGCCCGAGGCGAAGACGGGAAAGAGGGTCATCCCCATGACGACGAACAGAAGCATCGTCTTCCATCTCATACTGTCCTCCTGAAATGGTATTGTTGCACTCATGCTACCACCCTTCCGGGGGATGACCATGGACGAATCGACACACCTACATGGACTTTCCGGCAATCCCGCGGTACGCTGTGGGAGAGATGCCCGTGCGCTCCCTGAAGACCCGACTGAAGTAGAACTCGTCCTTGAATCCCACCGAGGCGGCCACGGCCTTGATCGGGAGGTGAGGGGTGAGAGAGAGCAGGCGCTTCGCCTCCTCTATTCTGAGCGAGGTGAGGTAGTCCTTGAACGACGTACCCTTGTACTCACGGAAGAGCTTCCTCAGGTACGATTCCGACATCCTGAACCTTCGGGCCAGCTCTCCGGACGAGAGTGGTTCCCTGAAGTGTTTCCTGAGATATGCACAGAGTTCCGCGAACACTGCAGGGGCCCCTGCGAGGTCGGCATCTTCGAGCCTCACATCCCCGGGAACCACGTGGGAAGCGAGGGCCCTACACAATTCGGGATACGAATCACACGACGATGCGAGGTCGAGCACCTCTTCGTCCGTGGAGACCGGTTGCTCACCCGGAAGGACAGACGAAAGCTCGGCGAAGAGGCCCCTTACCCAGGAGATCACCCGTCCGAAAGAGACCTCGTGCTCCTCGAAGGCCCTGCCGGCGGACTCGAACCACAGAGGCACTCGTCCAGGGTCGCTCTGCATGAACAAGAGCATCTCGTCTCCCGCGAGGAAAGGAACCGGATCATCCGTCTCCTCGTAAGACAGATCCTCGTACCGAAGGATGCGGGCACGCCCGAGGACCAGGTGTTCGTCGAGGGCTTTGTAGAGGTCTTCGGGTGCACGATGGAGATCCCCCGGCACGACGAGCGAAGAGCGAAGGATAAGGGTGCGGGTTTTCCGGTGACGGTCGAACCCTTCGAAATGATCCCTCACGAGGCGGGAAAACCTCGCAAAGGGGAGCTCCGCAGGAGAGAGGTAGAGGTGCTCGTGGGCATCTCGTCCCTGGAATACGAAGAGCGACACACCTGTCTCGGGATCCCTAAGATCCACCTCAGTGATGCTCCGGGGGGTGGAAAGACGATACCGAGGGGGGGGAGCACCCACCCTTCCGAGAGCCATCCAGAGGTGCCTGGCACCCAGGGAAAAGGCATCCGTCTCCTCCCCCAGAAGGAGGGCCAGGACGTTCGTCTCTTGTCTCCTACGTCGGAGCTCGAGGAGAGAGGCCGCCATCTCGGCGAGAGTGGTCCGCATGCGCTCGGGATTCACCGGCTTGAGCAGGTAGTGGACCACCCCGGTGTGGAGGAGCTCCTCGACATACTCGAAGTCGTCATAGGCGGAGACCACGAGTAAGGGAATGAGGGGATGTTCCCTCACGAGGGTATGCGCCAGATCGATACCATCCATCACCGGCATCTTCACATCGGTGATGACGAGATCGGGATCGAGTACCCTGATCCTGGACAGGGCCTCCGCCCCATCCTCGGCTTCTCCCACCAGGACGAACCCCTCCATCCCCTCGATGAGTCCCTTGAGGAACCTCCTCGCCGGAGGCTCATCGTCGACCAGCATCACCCTGATCACCGCCGTCCTCCTTAACTCCTATTTCCACGAGGGTACCCCCGCCTACGTTACTTTCCATCCGCCATATCAGTCGGTCCCGGAAGACCACATAGAGCCTGGTGTAGAGATTGGCGAGCCCCGTCCCCCCCGGAGCCGAGGCCGAGGGAAGCTCTTCCCCCCTGTCGAGGTGCACGGCCACCAGAGCGAACATCCTCCGCAGCTCTTCCACCTTCTCGGGAGTCATCCCCGTACCGTTGTCCGATACACGCAACAGCCAGGAGGTCCCTCCCCTCCTCACCCCTTCCACGCGGACGACGAGCCGTTCCTTCCGCTTCCTGTACTTGACGGCGTTCTCGACGAGCGGCTGGAGGATCATCCTCGGCACCCGTACACCGAGGAGCCCATCCTCCACCTCGACCCTCCACTCGAAGGCATCCTCGAGACGCAGCTTCATTATGAAGAGGTAGTGGCGCAGGTACTCGAGTTCCTCTCTCAGGAACACCATGTGATCCTGTGCGGAGGCATACCGGAGCATGGTCGCGATACCCTCGCACACCGTGGGAATCACCGTATCTCCCACTTCGAAGGCCCTCTGGGAGATCACGTTGAGGACATTATAGAGGAAGTGAGGGTTCACCTGCGAGTACACCAGATCGAGCTTGGTCTGCATCCAGGACGTCCGGAGCTGGAGTTCCCTCCGGATGGAGTCGTCGAGTCGGTAGGTGAGATCCCTGAAGGCCTCGACCAATTCCACCACCTCGTCATGAGATGTCTCGATGCGTCGGATCGAAGGGAGCGTGAGGGTCTTCACCTCGGTGTCCTCCATCCATTCCCTGAGCATACGGAGCGGCCGTGTGAGGGAACGGGTGAAGAGGAGATTGAATAAGAGTGAAATCGCGACCACGCTCAGGGCCATCATCGCAGCGATGAAGGAGGTGAACCGCAGTGGCCTGAGAAGCGCATCCCTGTCGAGGATCCAGAAGACCCTCAAGCCGGCAATCTGTGACTCATATGAGAGGACGAGCTCCCTCCTCCCTGTGATGGGATTGGGGAGGAAGCCTTCCTTTTCCCGCTCCACGGTCTTGCCGTAGAATGCGAGGAGATCGGGGGAAATCGAGGAGCGACGGGGAGAGGAGAAGAACAGCATTCCCCGCCACACGATGACCACCGAGCTGTAAGGAGAAAGCGAGGGACGAATCAGGTCCTCAAGGTCCTCGAGCGGTTTCAGTACCATCAGCCAGGCAGTCTCGACTCCGGTGTCCCATATGGTACGACCCATGCCGAAAACCTCGGGACGATCCTCTGCCCACGGATCGTGGAAAGGGGAAAGGAGGAAGAAGGGGGAATCTCCGATCTCACGGGGAAGGAGGGTGTCGATCTCATCCGGCACCCCTCCCCCATTGAGCCCGCTCGCATGGGCCATGAAGTTGCTCGAAAAGAGGTCCCCCTTGTCGTTGAAGAAGAGCACGGCGTGGAAGGTCCTGTGGAAGGCGTACGAGAGCAAGAACCGACGGATGGTCCACATGGCATCGTTGAGAAAGGTGCCGTTCGAAGGATCGTCTCTGGGGAGCGTGTGCAGGGTGATGACCGCGGATTTGAAAGAGGCATCCGACAGGAGGGTGAGAAGGACGAAGTCCATCCAATACCACATCGCGTCGAGCTGAGACCCCACCTTGGAGACGAGCAATTCCGAGGTCTCGACCGCGTTGCGTTCGAAGAGCCCCCGGGCGTAGACGTAGAACCCCGCGGTGAGGATCACCACGAGGATCACGATGAGCAGGGAATACCCCACGAAAACCCTGGTCTGGAACCTCATGCTGACAAGACCACCCTCTTCACGAATCGGACGTCTTGAAGTAGCTCAGACGATCCTCCAACGCAACCTCCCGCTCGGAGAGAATCACGACGAGATCCGAGGCCTTACGGGAGGCATCCAGGACCTCCTGGAAGTCTTCCTCCACCCGTCTCATGGCGGAGGTCACGTATTCGACCACCTCCTCGAGTGCAGACACCGACGCAGCGATCCTCCGTGTCTGCTCCGATACCTGAAGGGAATCCTCATGTATCTCGTTGCTGGTGTCCCTCAATGTCGTCACCGTGGAGAGGAT includes these proteins:
- a CDS encoding alpha-L-rhamnosidase; the encoded protein is MIHVYDVMCEGQRFPLALRVLRPRFSWKIGVAEGLRNVVQEAFQIQVALDEGFTSPVWDSGMVRGGMSQWVEYGGADLAPCTRYYVRVRTKVEGGACSPWSEPVWFETGLPEWSAPFVSPEPVERMGQSSRPRYLRREFWIDTPVVRARLYATALGLYELSINGRRVGDSYFTPGWTSYHHRVLYQTYDVTDYLQPGKTVIAGIVANGWYRGELTWFLERNLYGREIALSVDLRWKEEGGEGRLVTDSTWRSSDGPLVYAELYHGEVYDARLEVPGWDLPGFDDGEWEECRVLEMSGRAVEAQEAPPVRIHERLAPVRIVTTPRGEKVLDFGQNLTGWVRFRVRGRRGDRVKLRHAEVLDREGNFYTENLRKARNTIEYVLKGDGVEEFSPRFSFQGFRYVCVDEWPDEVEPSSFTAEVLHSDMEPLLEFRCSHEPLNRLHHNIQWSWKGNSLAIPTDCPQRDERLGWTGDAAMFVGTATYLSDARSFLLQWLVDMTLDQRRDGAVPFVVPDVLSLLEHQDPNFREPPFGSAGWGDAITICPWILYRRYGDRRVLERLYPAMKRWVEYMRAQARDGLVWERGFHFGDWVALDAEEGSYVGLTPLPLIATAFYALSTEILAHAARVLGLEEDERRYTGLHKEIAEAWYHEFFTGEGRLRLETQTGYTLGLAFGLVPESAREKAAARLADLVREKGHLTTGFLGTPFLLRVLSDHGYTDLAYTLLLRDEYPSWLYEVEAGATTIWEHWDGIKPDGTMWSPQMNSFNHYAYGAVGEWMYTVMGGIRVDDGGPGFSSFSLEPLPSRYIPEYSVRYRSPYGVITSAWRIEGDSMHWEFEVPPNTKATVRLWGVRSASVREGEGLGFQDRMVGGIPCATTVLGSGCYRLVSPVPERRPRS
- a CDS encoding carbohydrate ABC transporter permease yields the protein MRKMNRRMLELLAAGILTVAFGVPFLFVILNAGKSTAEAASMAFSLPSSPQYLENLGEVFRAGRGMVLRGFYNSARLTIFTILVLTVVSAMTGFVLERRQDRVGSLIQFLVMTGLMLPPAVVPTIWVLKGLGLYRTLLSMVMIEVALGFPFAVLLYRAFMVSIPRDLDEAALIDGCGPLYLFFRIIFPLLKPVSVTITILTAITVYNDFVNPLYFLPGAENVTIQLSLYNFQTQFTTRWNLLFADVLVIAVPPFLFYLFFRRQIVEGMVAGAIKA
- a CDS encoding carbohydrate ABC transporter permease, yielding MRTMRTRNYGYWFILPGMVIYGLFFLFPVLISFPFSFTRWTLTDWYFTGLDNFRMFFSEPSLRIGFTNTLLYAVLTSGLKTVLGFFFAAYLVGRPLGSGFLQSIIFFPSLVSTVAVGVTFSSLMHPTFGIINKALAFVGIPGPDWLGDPHLALLSVSLVDVWRGVGMATVIYIAGIRSIPRSYYEAAMIDGATSGQRLLSITLPLSRPAMNTVILLSFIGGLRTFDLVWTMTRGGPGFSSDLIASIIYKQYQSGFYGLSTAGNVILFIFIALLAVPLNRLLSKAEVTL
- a CDS encoding extracellular solute-binding protein, whose protein sequence is MLLADYYNVQRAYPDFHEDYTAHKAGFADTPAALRGFEKLQEVYKRGFLSPHPASTTYENALLMLANGEAAHYPMLTFALANLQAVAQDKVNDIGFFGQPGDDPSDHGVTIWLPAGISIWKGSAHIGDAKRFLAFFLSQEGLDVYMKAQKPMGPFPIQGISLPDDILPATRDLLSYINAGKTAPALEFISPIKGPNLPQICVEVGLGLKSPVDGAREYDRDVEKQAKQLGLPGW
- a CDS encoding ABC transporter substrate-binding protein, with translation MRWKTMLLFVVMGMTLFPVFASGEGEGSSSTSPGGAEPVEITMLIDNQTSLDGLKAVAAAAEEKLGIKVTFEFRPGGPEGENYLKTRLVAGDMTDLSYFNSGSLFLALNPPQYFVDLTDEAFMDPVIDAFKQTVTVNGRVYAAPAGEIVGGGWFYNKKIYERLGLKVPHTWAELMANCEKIKAAGIQPIAAS
- a CDS encoding response regulator encodes the protein MIRVMLVDDEPPARRFLKGLIEGMEGFVLVGEAEDGAEALSRIRVLDPDLVITDVKMPVMDGIDLAHTLVREHPLIPLLVVSAYDDFEYVEELLHTGVVHYLLKPVNPERMRTTLAEMAASLLELRRRRQETNVLALLLGEETDAFSLGARHLWMALGRVGAPPPRYRLSTPRSITEVDLRDPETGVSLFVFQGRDAHEHLYLSPAELPFARFSRLVRDHFEGFDRHRKTRTLILRSSLVVPGDLHRAPEDLYKALDEHLVLGRARILRYEDLSYEETDDPVPFLAGDEMLLFMQSDPGRVPLWFESAGRAFEEHEVSFGRVISWVRGLFAELSSVLPGEQPVSTDEEVLDLASSCDSYPELCRALASHVVPGDVRLEDADLAGAPAVFAELCAYLRKHFREPLSSGELARRFRMSESYLRKLFREYKGTSFKDYLTSLRIEEAKRLLSLTPHLPIKAVAASVGFKDEFYFSRVFRERTGISPTAYRGIAGKSM
- a CDS encoding sensor histidine kinase — encoded protein: MRFQTRVFVGYSLLIVILVVILTAGFYVYARGLFERNAVETSELLVSKVGSQLDAMWYWMDFVLLTLLSDASFKSAVITLHTLPRDDPSNGTFLNDAMWTIRRFLLSYAFHRTFHAVLFFNDKGDLFSSNFMAHASGLNGGGVPDEIDTLLPREIGDSPFFLLSPFHDPWAEDRPEVFGMGRTIWDTGVETAWLMVLKPLEDLEDLIRPSLSPYSSVVIVWRGMLFFSSPRRSSISPDLLAFYGKTVEREKEGFLPNPITGRRELVLSYESQIAGLRVFWILDRDALLRPLRFTSFIAAMMALSVVAISLLFNLLFTRSLTRPLRMLREWMEDTEVKTLTLPSIRRIETSHDEVVELVEAFRDLTYRLDDSIRRELQLRTSWMQTKLDLVYSQVNPHFLYNVLNVISQRAFEVGDTVIPTVCEGIATMLRYASAQDHMVFLREELEYLRHYLFIMKLRLEDAFEWRVEVEDGLLGVRVPRMILQPLVENAVKYRKRKERLVVRVEGVRRGGTSWLLRVSDNGTGMTPEKVEELRRMFALVAVHLDRGEELPSASAPGGTGLANLYTRLYVVFRDRLIWRMESNVGGGTLVEIGVKEDGGDQGDAGRR